A single genomic interval of Bacillus sp. es.036 harbors:
- the asnB gene encoding asparagine synthase (glutamine-hydrolyzing), protein MCGITGWVDWKKSLTGEEKVLQHMAQTLSKRGPDASNHWVDGHCGFGHTRLVVVDPAGGSQPMTRKHGEINYTICYNGELYNTEDLRKVLLGKGYTFQSHSDTEVLLTCYVEWGEQCVDHLNGIFAFGIWDGERLFLARDRLGVKPLFYRQSGSSLQFGSELKAILAHPDVKKEIDRSGLQEIFGLGPSRTPGHGVFRGISELRPGFAMKFERSGIRIWRYWNVVSTEHTDDLDTTVEKVGDLLKDSIKRQLVADVPVCTFLSGGVDSSAITSVARSAFQDDGKGTLRSFSVDYVDNDKYFKSSEFQPNSDAPWIKKVSAELATDHTNCVIDTAQLVHHLKEAIECRDLPGMADVDSSLLWFSKEIKKHATVALSGECADEIFGGYPWFHKPELLDQEQFPWMRSTLERQAMLKEDVRNKLKLEDYVIERYRESIKETPALDGESEIEAKRRALFYLNLNWFMTTLLERKDRMSMGASLEVRVPFSDHRIIEYVWNVPWEMKMLDGREKGLLRKAMTGTLSHDVLYRKKSPYPKTYNPAYTKAVSSWLQDTLNNKQAPLLELIDQKVVQEIIDSEGKAFKVPWFGQLMAGPQLIAHLAQINYWMQHHNVNIVD, encoded by the coding sequence TTGTGTGGGATAACGGGATGGGTGGATTGGAAGAAAAGTCTAACAGGCGAAGAGAAAGTCCTCCAGCATATGGCGCAAACTTTATCAAAAAGAGGACCTGATGCATCAAACCATTGGGTTGATGGTCATTGTGGATTTGGTCATACGCGTTTAGTCGTTGTCGATCCGGCTGGTGGAAGTCAGCCGATGACAAGAAAACATGGTGAAATCAACTATACAATTTGTTATAACGGTGAGTTATACAATACAGAGGATTTACGCAAAGTTCTCCTCGGTAAGGGGTATACTTTCCAATCTCATTCAGATACGGAAGTTCTTTTAACATGCTATGTTGAGTGGGGAGAGCAGTGCGTGGATCATTTGAATGGCATATTTGCCTTTGGGATTTGGGATGGAGAACGTCTCTTTCTTGCAAGAGACCGACTTGGAGTTAAACCATTATTTTATCGTCAAAGTGGAAGTTCGCTTCAATTCGGATCTGAACTTAAAGCGATCCTTGCGCATCCAGACGTCAAGAAAGAGATCGACCGAAGTGGTTTACAAGAAATCTTTGGCCTAGGTCCATCTCGTACGCCAGGTCACGGTGTTTTTCGTGGAATCAGTGAGCTCCGGCCGGGGTTTGCTATGAAATTTGAACGGAGCGGAATTCGAATTTGGCGTTATTGGAATGTTGTCAGTACCGAGCACACGGATGACCTTGATACTACGGTGGAAAAGGTTGGCGATCTTTTAAAAGATTCGATTAAAAGGCAGCTTGTAGCGGATGTTCCCGTTTGCACGTTTTTATCCGGTGGGGTTGATTCTAGCGCGATTACTTCTGTTGCTAGAAGTGCATTTCAGGATGATGGGAAAGGTACGCTTCGTTCTTTTTCCGTAGATTATGTGGATAATGATAAATACTTTAAGAGTAGTGAATTTCAGCCTAATTCAGATGCGCCTTGGATTAAAAAGGTTTCAGCAGAACTTGCAACAGATCATACGAACTGTGTGATTGACACAGCTCAGCTTGTTCATCATCTAAAAGAAGCGATTGAATGTCGTGATCTTCCAGGCATGGCTGACGTCGATTCATCCTTGCTATGGTTCTCAAAAGAAATCAAAAAACACGCAACTGTAGCGCTATCTGGTGAATGTGCAGATGAGATCTTTGGTGGTTATCCTTGGTTTCATAAACCTGAACTATTAGATCAAGAACAGTTCCCATGGATGCGGTCCACTCTTGAAAGACAGGCGATGTTAAAAGAAGACGTTCGGAATAAGTTGAAATTAGAAGACTACGTGATTGAAAGGTATCGTGAATCGATTAAAGAAACCCCAGCGCTTGATGGCGAAAGTGAAATCGAAGCAAAAAGAAGAGCCCTCTTTTATTTAAATCTAAATTGGTTTATGACAACGTTACTTGAACGCAAAGATCGTATGAGCATGGGGGCTAGTTTAGAAGTTAGGGTGCCGTTTTCCGATCATCGAATCATTGAATACGTTTGGAATGTACCGTGGGAGATGAAGATGCTTGATGGAAGAGAAAAAGGGCTATTGCGTAAAGCGATGACTGGAACACTCTCGCATGATGTGCTCTACCGTAAAAAAAGCCCTTATCCTAAAACATATAACCCGGCTTATACGAAAGCTGTCTCTTCATGGCTTCAAGATACGCTCAATAATAAGCAGGCGCCACTCCTCGAATTAATCGATCAAAAAGTTGTTCAAGAAATTATCGATTCAGAAGGGAAAGCATTTAAAGTGCCTTGGTTCGGTCAACTAATGGCTGGTCCACAATTAATTGCTCACCTTGCTCAAATCAATTACTGGATGCAACATCATAACGTGAATATAGTAGATTAA
- a CDS encoding NAD-dependent succinate-semialdehyde dehydrogenase produces the protein MEKFHYINGEWTGQDLEKLEVNNPATGELVGTVPVGGKSETKKAIDAAHQAFPAWSSLTAYERSSYLKKLHSLMMDHEAELAELMTLEMGKPLHESKGEVAYSASFVEWFAEEGKRVYGRTIPPHKEGRMMEVRKQPVGVVGAITPWNFPAAMIARKLAPALAAGCTFVVKPPSATPLTAVRLVELCEEAGIPKGVVNLVTGKSSEVAGELMSNPHVRKMTFTGSTEVGKKLMEQAAETVKNISLELGGHAPIIVLDDADIDKAVEGVIASKFRNGGQTCICGNRVYVQERIYDEFISKFADKTKDLKVGNGLEKGTDIGPMIDKDGYEKVEKHVQNALSQGAECVVGGEGYEENGSYFYRPTILKDVTPGMLIMNEETFGPVAPIQKVNTDDEAIKYANQTPFGLAAYVFSESVRRGNHVVNALDYGIVGWNDGVPSAAQAPFGGMKQSGIGREGGHEGIEAYLETKYVSIGL, from the coding sequence ATGGAAAAGTTTCATTACATTAATGGTGAGTGGACAGGTCAGGATCTAGAAAAGCTTGAAGTGAACAACCCTGCAACTGGAGAACTCGTTGGTACTGTTCCGGTAGGTGGTAAATCGGAAACGAAGAAGGCAATTGACGCTGCACACCAGGCATTTCCAGCATGGTCAAGCCTCACTGCTTATGAGCGGTCATCCTACTTAAAGAAACTCCATAGTCTTATGATGGATCATGAAGCTGAACTAGCTGAGCTGATGACGCTTGAGATGGGGAAGCCGCTTCATGAATCAAAAGGGGAAGTAGCGTATTCCGCTTCTTTCGTTGAATGGTTTGCAGAAGAAGGGAAGCGTGTATATGGGCGAACAATTCCTCCACACAAAGAAGGGCGCATGATGGAAGTCCGCAAACAGCCGGTAGGTGTTGTCGGTGCGATAACACCATGGAACTTTCCGGCAGCAATGATTGCGCGGAAACTTGCGCCAGCTTTAGCTGCTGGGTGTACGTTTGTCGTTAAGCCACCTTCTGCAACGCCACTAACGGCCGTAAGACTTGTAGAACTTTGTGAAGAAGCAGGAATACCAAAAGGGGTTGTTAACCTCGTTACGGGAAAATCTTCTGAAGTTGCAGGCGAGCTCATGAGTAACCCCCACGTTCGTAAAATGACGTTTACAGGATCAACTGAGGTCGGTAAGAAATTGATGGAACAGGCTGCAGAAACGGTGAAAAATATTTCACTTGAACTTGGTGGCCATGCCCCAATTATTGTTCTGGATGATGCGGATATTGATAAAGCGGTAGAAGGCGTGATTGCGTCGAAATTTCGAAATGGCGGTCAAACGTGCATTTGCGGTAATCGCGTTTACGTACAAGAAAGAATTTACGATGAGTTTATTTCAAAGTTCGCTGATAAAACGAAAGATCTTAAGGTAGGAAACGGATTGGAAAAAGGTACAGACATTGGTCCAATGATTGATAAAGATGGTTACGAAAAAGTTGAAAAGCACGTCCAAAATGCGCTTAGTCAAGGTGCTGAATGCGTCGTTGGTGGAGAAGGATATGAAGAGAACGGCTCCTATTTCTACCGTCCAACAATATTGAAAGATGTAACGCCTGGCATGCTCATTATGAATGAAGAAACGTTTGGACCGGTTGCACCGATTCAAAAGGTGAACACGGATGATGAAGCGATTAAATATGCGAACCAAACACCATTTGGTTTAGCGGCATACGTCTTTAGTGAAAGCGTTCGAAGAGGAAATCATGTGGTTAATGCGCTTGATTATGGAATTGTTGGCTGGAATGACGGCGTGCCGTCAGCTGCACAGGCTCCGTTTGGTGGCATGAAGCAAAGTGGCATTGGTCGTGAAGGCGGTCATGAAGGGATAGAGGCGTATCTTGAAACAAAATACGTTTCGATCGGATTATAG
- a CDS encoding DUF1516 family protein, whose translation MLHAHYTAWGLTLILFLVSYFLMRAGKGKAQNKIHLVLRIFYILTVITGMFLVVGYQFWGPSIVKGVVALWLIFTMEMILVRGKKEKIIWPFWLQFMFAFLLVVFYGYSVLHLYQL comes from the coding sequence ATGCTACATGCCCATTATACGGCCTGGGGGTTAACACTTATTCTTTTTCTTGTAAGCTACTTTTTAATGAGAGCTGGAAAAGGAAAAGCGCAAAATAAAATCCATCTGGTTCTTCGGATATTTTATATTCTTACAGTCATTACGGGAATGTTCCTTGTAGTAGGTTATCAATTTTGGGGTCCTTCAATTGTAAAAGGTGTGGTTGCGCTTTGGCTCATTTTTACAATGGAAATGATTCTTGTAAGAGGAAAAAAAGAAAAAATCATTTGGCCATTTTGGCTTCAATTTATGTTCGCTTTTCTCCTCGTTGTTTTTTATGGGTATTCTGTACTGCATCTTTATCAGCTATAA
- a CDS encoding class I SAM-dependent methyltransferase: MKEIKKIWRARKWMKSNEPFLYAWHAHVGYVHDLFDEFESGSTVSSVATKRDMNELLLTRWADVGVAIGHLTHEKNGNIRSKKHMVESISKNSDQSVGILLKEMMELHIPILLSYPDLLNKDQHALYQDEDYGGTVAATSSFIERFAFPKIYQAIKSTNANSVIDFGAGYAGYLSRIGAKLEHMKLVGIEKNRSVCLDAEENIHFPLKSPINLYPDDMMTWKWDGEPFDVAMMNNLLYYFAPEDRVKLFEKAYEVTGENGQLLIITPMHESKHGLAFSAAFNSFMSAHDNLFPLPSRKEMEELAAETGFQLKQVKPVVKEGAWYFLRFQKV, from the coding sequence ATGAAAGAAATAAAAAAGATCTGGCGTGCTCGAAAATGGATGAAAAGTAATGAGCCCTTTTTATATGCCTGGCACGCTCACGTAGGATATGTGCATGATTTATTTGATGAATTCGAATCCGGCTCAACCGTCTCAAGCGTTGCGACCAAACGAGACATGAATGAACTGCTTCTAACAAGATGGGCCGATGTTGGTGTGGCAATCGGTCATTTAACACATGAAAAGAATGGAAACATTCGTTCAAAGAAACATATGGTGGAGTCTATCTCCAAAAACAGTGACCAGTCTGTTGGCATTTTATTAAAAGAAATGATGGAATTACATATTCCGATTCTGCTTTCTTATCCGGACTTACTAAACAAAGATCAGCATGCCTTATATCAGGATGAAGATTATGGTGGAACTGTTGCAGCGACATCAAGCTTTATTGAACGTTTTGCTTTTCCAAAAATTTATCAAGCCATTAAATCAACAAATGCAAATTCTGTCATTGATTTTGGTGCAGGATATGCGGGTTATTTATCGCGTATTGGGGCGAAGCTTGAACATATGAAACTTGTTGGAATTGAGAAAAATCGATCGGTTTGTTTGGATGCAGAGGAGAACATCCATTTTCCGTTAAAATCACCGATTAACCTGTATCCTGATGATATGATGACGTGGAAGTGGGACGGGGAGCCATTTGATGTAGCCATGATGAACAATTTACTTTACTATTTTGCCCCTGAGGATCGAGTGAAGCTGTTTGAGAAAGCCTATGAAGTAACAGGGGAAAATGGTCAGCTTCTTATCATCACCCCAATGCATGAATCCAAACATGGCCTTGCCTTTTCAGCAGCGTTTAATAGCTTTATGAGTGCACACGATAATCTTTTTCCGCTGCCAAGTCGCAAGGAAATGGAAGAGCTCGCTGCTGAAACTGGATTTCAATTAAAGCAGGTAAAACCCGTTGTCAAAGAAGGCGCATGGTACTTCTTGCGTTTTCAAAAAGTGTGA
- a CDS encoding EAL domain-containing protein codes for MRTFSVKVTHKENLREYMVNHSELFQAHAVFVQLYSFSHNKERAAGVAQTITTFLPHAVLIGTTAEGAFYESNSVTEGILVSFTTFDNAEVKPFVIESSTLHKPFEGDSNELVILFNSGIDDHTVLTMMGKTPFIGGKASGMNQTSFIVAGQQILSKGIVGARISGQNLHTKVYEETFWKPAGRSFEVTKALGSRLFEIEGLSSLAFYEKYVGYDMAKRLPESSAHVPLLHLLNGKETPISVLKKHRDGSVTINAFLAKGSKLQFSYGDATQMAHSYERIQKHAEMDGLESLFSFSSASLPKLFANGFVRYFDSLEELCTLTSVLLESEYYSDGTDFHYEENRMVFAHFNEKDVKQKAVRHLPLHNQEMNDLDGLMALSHLIKASTEELETLNTNLQQSEQRFKSLFEQNPNLVYSVDVYGKITSVNPALKSLLGYTSEEVMSKHSLQFVSSEDVQMTREKFYQTFQGMAQTYDAHLVHKSGVSVLFTITNIPIIVNGEITGAYGIAKNIMNQRKAEEKIAHLAYYDVLTELPNRLLFEKLLNESLKNEEEKLAVMFIDLDRFKLINDSLGHQRGDQILKQVTLRIKEAIKDDAVLARFGGDEFTVLLPGLTCEKDALMLAKRVVDHLKQPILFDDVEYFMTVGIGISLFPLDGQDLDTLMKNAYIALDRAKQQGANYIEFYTDEMTDEAFERLELESYLRRALEKEELTLFYQPQVNLDEKKIYACEALIRWNHPKLGLVSPAQFIPLAEETGLIEEIGIWVLNEACMQTSRWQALGYDDLSISVNVSGRQFQSERFVESVREALRASGLLPHSLHLEVTESTTLVNTDYSISMLNELRGMGIKVSIDDFGTGYSSLSYLKDFPLDILKIDQSFIRNLQENNADAAIVKAVITMCEGLNLSIVAEGIETKEQGDIIRSFGCNFAQGFFYSKPLNKDRFEKLLLSKRFPLAT; via the coding sequence TTGAGAACATTTTCAGTTAAGGTCACTCACAAAGAAAACCTGCGCGAATATATGGTGAATCACTCGGAATTGTTTCAGGCGCATGCCGTATTCGTTCAACTATATAGTTTTTCGCATAACAAAGAGCGTGCGGCTGGTGTTGCACAGACGATAACGACTTTTTTACCTCATGCCGTGCTAATTGGGACCACCGCGGAAGGCGCATTTTATGAGAGTAACTCGGTAACAGAAGGCATTCTGGTTTCTTTCACAACGTTTGACAATGCGGAAGTGAAACCATTTGTGATTGAAAGTTCCACTTTGCATAAACCGTTTGAAGGGGATTCAAATGAACTTGTCATTTTATTTAATAGTGGAATCGATGATCACACTGTTTTAACAATGATGGGAAAAACACCCTTCATTGGTGGTAAAGCTTCTGGAATGAACCAGACTTCCTTCATAGTAGCAGGTCAGCAAATTCTATCAAAAGGAATCGTAGGGGCCCGCATAAGTGGACAGAACTTGCATACAAAAGTTTATGAGGAAACCTTTTGGAAACCAGCAGGACGATCGTTCGAGGTTACAAAAGCGCTTGGATCCCGTCTTTTTGAAATAGAAGGTCTTTCTTCACTAGCGTTCTATGAGAAGTATGTAGGATACGATATGGCGAAACGGCTACCTGAATCGTCCGCTCATGTGCCTTTGCTTCACTTACTAAATGGAAAAGAAACGCCAATTTCCGTTTTAAAGAAACATCGAGATGGTTCTGTGACGATAAACGCGTTTCTTGCTAAAGGATCGAAACTACAGTTTTCTTATGGAGACGCCACGCAAATGGCCCACTCTTATGAGCGAATTCAAAAACACGCTGAAATGGATGGCTTAGAAAGTCTCTTTTCTTTCTCATCTGCTTCGCTTCCGAAGCTTTTTGCAAACGGATTTGTTCGTTATTTTGATAGTCTAGAGGAACTTTGCACACTTACATCTGTTTTGCTTGAATCTGAATATTACTCAGATGGCACTGATTTTCACTACGAAGAGAACAGGATGGTCTTTGCGCACTTCAACGAAAAAGATGTCAAACAAAAAGCTGTAAGGCATCTACCATTACACAATCAGGAGATGAATGACTTGGATGGTTTAATGGCACTATCACATTTAATTAAAGCTTCCACAGAAGAGTTAGAGACGTTAAACACCAATCTTCAGCAGTCAGAGCAGCGCTTTAAATCTCTGTTTGAACAAAACCCGAATCTTGTTTATTCTGTTGATGTATACGGTAAAATTACGAGTGTCAACCCGGCACTAAAATCGTTACTTGGATATACTTCTGAAGAAGTGATGAGTAAGCATTCCCTTCAGTTTGTCTCTTCTGAAGATGTCCAAATGACAAGAGAAAAATTTTATCAAACGTTCCAGGGGATGGCTCAAACGTATGATGCTCATCTTGTTCATAAATCCGGAGTCAGTGTGTTATTTACCATTACAAATATCCCGATCATTGTAAATGGAGAAATTACAGGTGCGTACGGAATTGCCAAAAATATTATGAATCAGCGAAAGGCTGAAGAGAAAATTGCTCATCTTGCGTATTACGATGTTCTTACAGAGCTACCTAATCGCCTATTGTTTGAGAAATTATTAAATGAATCATTAAAGAATGAAGAAGAAAAACTAGCTGTGATGTTCATCGATCTTGATCGGTTTAAGTTAATCAATGATAGCCTTGGTCATCAGCGCGGAGACCAAATTCTAAAACAAGTAACCTTACGTATAAAGGAAGCTATTAAAGATGACGCCGTTCTTGCTAGGTTTGGTGGGGACGAATTTACCGTTCTCCTTCCAGGACTTACGTGTGAAAAGGATGCGTTAATGCTCGCAAAACGTGTTGTTGATCATCTAAAACAGCCAATTCTCTTTGATGATGTGGAGTACTTCATGACAGTTGGCATCGGGATTAGTCTGTTTCCACTTGATGGACAGGATTTGGATACGCTCATGAAAAATGCTTATATCGCCTTGGATCGAGCCAAACAACAGGGTGCTAACTATATTGAGTTTTATACAGATGAAATGACAGATGAAGCTTTTGAGCGTTTAGAACTAGAAAGTTACTTACGAAGAGCGCTTGAGAAAGAAGAGCTAACATTATTCTACCAACCTCAAGTGAACCTTGATGAAAAGAAAATTTATGCTTGTGAAGCTTTGATTCGCTGGAATCATCCGAAGCTAGGTCTCGTTTCGCCAGCTCAATTTATACCGCTCGCAGAAGAAACTGGTTTGATTGAAGAAATTGGCATTTGGGTGTTAAATGAAGCGTGCATGCAAACGAGCCGGTGGCAGGCGCTTGGATACGACGATTTATCTATTAGTGTTAACGTGTCTGGTCGACAGTTCCAGAGTGAGCGATTCGTTGAATCCGTTAGAGAAGCTTTAAGAGCTTCAGGACTCTTGCCTCATTCGTTACATCTAGAAGTAACGGAGAGCACAACGCTTGTGAATACCGATTACAGTATTTCGATGTTGAACGAATTACGAGGAATGGGTATTAAAGTTTCGATTGATGATTTTGGTACTGGTTACTCTTCTCTTAGTTACTTAAAGGATTTTCCGCTTGATATCCTAAAAATAGATCAATCCTTTATTCGAAACCTTCAAGAAAATAATGCAGATGCTGCCATCGTAAAAGCTGTGATCACAATGTGCGAAGGGTTGAATTTGTCAATCGTGGCAGAAGGAATTGAAACGAAAGAGCAGGGAGACATTATTCGAAGTTTTGGCTGTAATTTTGCTCAAGGATTTTTCTATAGTAAACCTTTAAATAAGGACCGTTTTGAAAAGCTTCTTCTATCAAAACGCTTCCCGCTAGCAACGTAA
- a CDS encoding FAD-dependent oxidoreductase: protein MDYDVMIIGGGISGLTLAVKLGQCNVKTLLIEKDKKSGLIYKGELLQPKSLEVLDRINVLEVVKENGFLLPSIEFYEYNQTDDGSMEQLSANEFRYDVIPSPYNTSLMIPHERLKELLFQEASKYDSVDYIQPAKLTGFTEEEPENRKAIIQTKEGEREIHANFYIGAEGRASPTRTAMEVEMKNTKYNHHFLTVSFPRPETLDQSTIITTQNKFVGLFPLPNNEVRSVLLIKPGEFKTMREEGLESFYRAYCELMPELEGYVHQIDTWKKIQLMIPVRHNVSNYVKNNFILTGDAAHSVHPMAGEGMNLAIQDSDVLGELLCWMFQTNQTDWKHLKWYEKVRKPRAEYVSTLSHQAALLYSFPYRSWQKLRIKGVNQTEHSPLLHFKQMLNTSGLGIWKFTLLDRMKQAGFIPASIGNGKLSKYPEEKMMFSKEDDYPWYRK, encoded by the coding sequence ATGGATTATGATGTGATGATCATTGGCGGAGGCATATCAGGCCTTACACTCGCTGTTAAATTAGGGCAGTGTAATGTGAAAACGCTATTAATTGAAAAAGATAAAAAGAGCGGGTTGATTTATAAAGGAGAACTGCTTCAGCCAAAGAGCCTTGAAGTTCTTGATCGGATTAATGTGCTAGAAGTTGTGAAAGAGAACGGGTTTCTTTTACCTTCGATTGAATTTTACGAGTATAACCAAACAGATGACGGATCAATGGAACAGCTGAGTGCGAATGAGTTCCGTTACGATGTGATTCCGTCTCCATACAACACGTCACTTATGATTCCACATGAGCGGCTAAAAGAGCTTTTGTTTCAAGAGGCTTCGAAATATGATTCGGTTGATTATATACAGCCGGCGAAATTAACGGGTTTTACTGAAGAAGAGCCTGAGAACAGGAAAGCCATTATTCAAACGAAAGAAGGAGAGCGTGAAATTCACGCAAACTTTTATATTGGCGCCGAGGGAAGGGCATCTCCGACAAGAACGGCAATGGAAGTTGAGATGAAGAATACGAAATACAATCATCATTTCTTAACAGTTTCGTTTCCGAGACCAGAAACGCTCGATCAGTCAACGATCATTACGACTCAAAATAAATTTGTGGGTCTTTTTCCGCTCCCAAACAACGAAGTGAGAAGCGTTCTCTTAATTAAACCAGGTGAATTTAAGACGATGCGAGAAGAGGGACTAGAATCGTTCTACCGTGCTTATTGTGAACTGATGCCTGAACTTGAAGGTTACGTGCATCAGATTGATACGTGGAAAAAGATTCAGCTCATGATTCCGGTTAGACACAATGTTTCAAATTACGTGAAGAATAATTTCATTTTAACTGGAGATGCAGCTCATAGTGTTCACCCTATGGCAGGTGAAGGCATGAACCTGGCGATTCAGGATTCAGACGTATTAGGAGAACTTCTCTGCTGGATGTTTCAAACAAATCAAACGGATTGGAAGCACCTAAAGTGGTATGAAAAAGTAAGAAAGCCGCGAGCAGAATATGTTTCAACATTAAGCCACCAGGCTGCATTGCTTTACTCATTTCCTTATCGTTCTTGGCAGAAGCTTCGTATAAAGGGAGTGAACCAAACGGAGCATTCCCCGCTCCTTCATTTTAAACAGATGCTGAATACGTCAGGGCTGGGAATATGGAAATTCACCTTATTGGATCGTATGAAACAAGCAGGATTCATTCCAGCTTCAATAGGGAATGGGAAATTAAGTAAATACCCTGAGGAGAAAATGATGTTTTCGAAAGAAGATGACTATCCGTGGTATCGCAAATGA
- a CDS encoding ornithine--oxo-acid transaminase — protein MVQTKDIIQMTEQYGAHNYHPLPIVIAEAEGVWVKDPEGNRYMDMLSAYSAVNQGHRHPKIIQALKDQADRVTLTSRAFHNDQLAPFYQKVSEFTNKEMILPMNTGAEAVETAVKAMRRWAYEVKGVEKDKAEIIACEGNFHGRTMTAVSLSSEEEYQRGFGPMLPGIKLIPYGDLEALKKAITPNTAGFLFEPIQGEAGINIPPEGFLKEAYDYCKEQRVLFVADEIQAGLCRSGKRFACDWDNVEPDMYILGKALGGGVFPISCVAANEEVLGVFTPGSHGSTFGGNPLACAVSVASLEVLEDEKLADRSLELGNYFQDKLKAINNPLIKEVRGRGLFIGVELHEAARPYCEKLKEKGLLCKETHETVIRFAPPLIISEDDLNWAIEQITEVLSVQ, from the coding sequence ATGGTACAAACAAAAGACATTATCCAAATGACAGAGCAATACGGTGCACACAATTATCATCCACTGCCAATTGTTATTGCAGAAGCAGAGGGTGTTTGGGTTAAAGATCCTGAAGGTAATCGTTATATGGATATGCTTAGTGCTTATTCTGCAGTTAACCAGGGACACAGACATCCAAAGATTATTCAGGCCTTGAAAGATCAGGCTGATCGCGTGACATTAACTTCTCGTGCTTTCCATAACGATCAACTGGCTCCTTTTTATCAAAAAGTTTCTGAATTTACGAACAAAGAGATGATCCTTCCAATGAATACGGGTGCAGAGGCAGTGGAGACGGCTGTAAAAGCCATGCGCCGTTGGGCTTACGAAGTGAAGGGCGTCGAGAAAGATAAAGCAGAAATCATTGCCTGTGAAGGTAACTTCCACGGTCGTACAATGACAGCTGTCTCCCTTTCTTCTGAAGAAGAATACCAGCGTGGATTTGGACCGATGCTTCCAGGAATTAAATTGATTCCATACGGTGATCTTGAGGCATTGAAAAAAGCAATCACGCCAAATACAGCGGGCTTCTTATTTGAACCGATTCAGGGCGAAGCTGGTATTAACATTCCTCCTGAAGGCTTCCTTAAAGAAGCGTATGACTATTGTAAAGAGCAGCGCGTTCTATTCGTTGCGGACGAAATTCAAGCCGGACTGTGTCGATCTGGTAAGCGCTTTGCATGTGATTGGGATAACGTTGAACCTGATATGTACATTCTAGGTAAGGCACTTGGAGGCGGTGTATTTCCAATCTCGTGTGTAGCAGCAAACGAAGAAGTACTCGGCGTATTTACTCCTGGCTCACACGGATCAACATTTGGAGGAAATCCACTGGCGTGTGCCGTATCGGTTGCGTCATTAGAAGTTCTCGAAGATGAAAAGCTTGCCGATCGCTCTCTTGAACTAGGAAACTACTTTCAAGATAAATTGAAAGCCATCAACAATCCTCTCATTAAAGAAGTGCGCGGCCGCGGTCTTTTCATAGGTGTTGAACTTCATGAAGCAGCTCGTCCATATTGCGAGAAGCTAAAAGAAAAAGGCTTACTGTGTAAAGAAACGCACGAAACCGTCATTCGATTTGCTCCTCCGCTAATCATTAGTGAAGATGACCTAAACTGGGCAATCGAACAAATTACTGAAGTATTATCTGTACAATAG